Proteins from a genomic interval of Gemmatimonas sp.:
- a CDS encoding peptidylprolyl isomerase, with product MNHRLLLTAVALMAAPVLVRAQATAASTAAAAAKPAQDTVRGLPIDGIAAIVGDQIILVSEVMTAVNQARASGAKVESAADLAKLEADILERLIDAELLVQKAKDEKVEVQDGDVASSVDDQEKNIRKRFQSDAEFKAALKEAGMGTIEEWRKITGDQLRRDKMQQQVMQKLQRDGKVSAVNVSEEEIREAFEVFKQRIGRKEARVGLRQIVVATKPSEAAKKRARDKIDSLWNELQKRPEDFELMAKKYSMDGSAELGGDLGWNRRGRMVPEFDRMMFSLNPGVISPIVETAFGFHIIRVDRVQPAEVKARHILIRPQVDSSDERRAKELADSIVVAWRAGGSFDSLSVKFHDNASGEDKTIPEYPRSELPEPYRNALEGATLNQIVDPFPLPDPSAGVAKFVIAQVTFLDEAGEWTLNEARDRIRDQLSEERKMRRLIDNLKKQTYVSVRYDPTKQGGGDR from the coding sequence ATGAACCACCGCCTTCTGCTCACTGCTGTCGCCCTCATGGCGGCGCCCGTGCTCGTGCGCGCGCAGGCGACCGCCGCGTCAACCGCCGCGGCGGCAGCCAAGCCCGCGCAGGATACCGTCCGTGGTCTGCCTATCGACGGCATCGCCGCCATCGTGGGGGATCAGATCATCCTCGTGTCGGAGGTCATGACGGCGGTCAACCAGGCGCGTGCCTCGGGCGCCAAGGTGGAGTCGGCTGCGGACCTCGCCAAGCTCGAGGCCGACATCCTCGAGCGCCTCATCGACGCCGAGCTGCTGGTGCAGAAGGCGAAAGACGAGAAGGTGGAGGTGCAGGACGGCGACGTGGCCAGTTCGGTGGACGACCAGGAGAAGAACATCCGCAAGCGCTTTCAGAGCGACGCCGAGTTCAAGGCGGCGCTCAAGGAAGCCGGCATGGGCACCATCGAGGAGTGGCGCAAGATCACCGGCGATCAGCTGCGCCGCGACAAGATGCAGCAGCAGGTCATGCAGAAGCTGCAGCGCGACGGCAAGGTCAGCGCGGTGAATGTGAGTGAGGAGGAAATCCGCGAGGCGTTCGAGGTGTTCAAGCAGCGCATTGGCCGCAAGGAAGCCCGCGTGGGCCTGCGGCAGATCGTGGTGGCCACCAAGCCCAGCGAGGCGGCCAAGAAGCGCGCGCGCGACAAGATCGACTCGCTGTGGAACGAGCTGCAGAAGCGGCCGGAAGACTTCGAGCTGATGGCCAAGAAGTACTCCATGGACGGCTCGGCGGAGCTGGGGGGTGACCTCGGCTGGAACCGCCGCGGGCGCATGGTGCCCGAGTTCGACCGCATGATGTTCTCCCTCAACCCCGGCGTGATCAGCCCCATCGTCGAGACGGCGTTCGGCTTTCACATCATTCGCGTGGATCGCGTGCAGCCGGCGGAGGTGAAGGCGCGGCACATCCTCATCCGCCCGCAGGTGGACTCGAGCGACGAGCGTCGCGCCAAGGAGCTGGCCGATAGCATCGTGGTGGCGTGGCGCGCCGGCGGCAGCTTCGACTCGCTCAGCGTGAAGTTCCACGACAACGCGAGTGGTGAGGACAAGACCATTCCGGAGTATCCGCGCAGTGAGTTGCCGGAGCCGTACCGGAATGCGCTCGAGGGCGCCACGCTCAACCAGATCGTCGATCCGTTCCCGCTCCCCGATCCGTCGGCCGGTGTGGCGAAGTTCGTCATCGCCCAGGTCACGTTTCTGGATGAGGCGGGGGAGTGGACGCTGAACGAGGCGCGCGATCGCATCCGCGACCAGCTGTCGGAGGAGCGCAAGATGCGCCGCCTCATCGACAACCTGAAGAAGCAAACCTACGTGAGCGTGCGCTACGATCCCACCAAGCAGGGGGGCGGCGATCGGTGA
- the pdxA gene encoding 4-hydroxythreonine-4-phosphate dehydrogenase PdxA, with amino-acid sequence MRRLALTLGDPRGIGPEIVGKALSDPRIAALSASAHGPNAVAWRVIGPSGCGVPVHDDLGVWAPTGDAARDEAAGGRFAGRAVELAAQLALRGEVAGMVTAPLDKHALQAGGFDFPGHTEMLAHLAGVPTAMMLASDRLRVVLATTHIALRDVPAALSRDVLEQTFRTTHEGLRRDLGIAVPRIALCALNPHAGDGGRFGREDDDLLAPVARACGMFGPFPADTVFVRALRGEFDAVIAPYHDVGMTAIKVASFGSAVNITLGLPFVRTSPDHGTALDIAGQGIASAESLVRAMQVAIDMVERRQAGRSGGGEGQV; translated from the coding sequence GTGAGGCGGCTCGCGCTCACGCTGGGTGACCCGCGGGGCATCGGTCCGGAGATCGTTGGCAAGGCGCTCAGTGATCCGCGAATCGCGGCGCTGAGCGCCTCGGCGCATGGGCCGAACGCGGTGGCGTGGCGGGTGATTGGCCCGAGTGGCTGTGGGGTGCCGGTGCACGACGATCTGGGCGTGTGGGCGCCCACGGGCGATGCCGCGCGCGACGAAGCCGCCGGCGGGCGCTTCGCCGGGCGCGCGGTGGAGCTGGCGGCGCAGCTCGCGTTGCGCGGCGAGGTTGCGGGCATGGTGACGGCGCCGCTCGACAAGCATGCGTTGCAGGCCGGCGGCTTCGATTTTCCCGGGCACACCGAAATGCTGGCGCATCTGGCGGGCGTCCCCACGGCCATGATGCTGGCCAGCGACCGGCTGCGGGTGGTGCTGGCCACCACGCACATCGCGCTGCGCGACGTGCCGGCCGCGCTCAGCCGCGACGTGCTGGAGCAGACGTTCCGCACGACCCACGAGGGGCTGCGCCGCGACCTGGGCATCGCGGTACCGCGCATTGCGCTCTGTGCCCTCAATCCGCACGCGGGCGACGGCGGGCGCTTTGGCCGCGAGGACGATGACCTGCTGGCGCCGGTTGCACGCGCCTGCGGCATGTTCGGCCCCTTTCCCGCCGATACGGTGTTCGTGCGTGCGCTGCGCGGAGAATTCGATGCCGTCATTGCGCCGTACCACGACGTGGGGATGACGGCCATCAAGGTCGCGAGCTTCGGCAGCGCCGTGAACATCACCCTCGGGCTGCCGTTCGTGCGCACCTCGCCGGATCACGGCACGGCGCTGGACATTGCGGGGCAGGGGATCGCCAGCGCCGAGAGTCTGGTGCGGGCGATGCAGGTGGCCATCGACATGGTGGAGCGCCGGCAGGCGGGCAGGAGCGGCGGCGGCGAGGGGCAGGTGTGA